A single genomic interval of Spinacia oleracea cultivar Varoflay chromosome 6, BTI_SOV_V1, whole genome shotgun sequence harbors:
- the LOC110785122 gene encoding cell wall / vacuolar inhibitor of fructosidase 1, whose product MNLPFLLLFINLTLSATPTFTHPYHKITNDLVTITCKQTPDPTLCEAELRADPRSSKAADTESLILIMIDDVKTRFMDSLQYVQYLNRKTHDPDTIRALHECIWVYGVVLDTSIDLAVRAVKQGNPKFGEQAMVDAGNEAEACRRGFPEDKVPARITVQTPKLHGVSNVAASLIRTME is encoded by the coding sequence ATGAATTTACCATTTCTTCTCCTCTTTATTAACCTTACACTATCTGCCACCCCTACCTTTACACACCCTTACCACAAGATCACCAATGACCTCGTGACCATCACGTGCAAGCAAACACCCGACCCGACACTCTGTGAAGCTGAGCTCAGGGCCGACCCACGAAGCTCCAAGGCTGCTGATACCGAAAGCTTGATCCTAATCATGATAGATGATGTCAAAACCCGGTTCATGGATTCACTTCAATATGTTCAATACTTGAACCGGAAGACTCATGACCCGGATACAATCCGGGCCCTGCATGAGTGTATTTGGGTTTACGGGGTTGTGCTGGATACAAGTATTGATTTAGCAGTGAGAGCAGTAAAACAAGGGAATCCGAAATTCGGGGAACAAGCTATGGTGGATGCAGGTAACGAAGCTGAGGCGTGCCGGAGGGGTTTCCCGGAGGATAAGGTTCCGGCTCGAATCACGGTTCAGACACCGAAGCTCCATGGTGTGTCTAATGTGGCTGCTTCTTTGATTAGGACTATGGAGTGA